One Comamonas endophytica DNA window includes the following coding sequences:
- the fdx gene encoding ISC system 2Fe-2S type ferredoxin, translating into MPVIKILPHAEYCPQGAELQVPAGTSICEALLDNDIKIEHACDMSCACTTCHVIVRAGFNSLNEAEEEEEDLLDRAWGLEPLSRLSCQAILAQEDVTVEIPKYSINHAKENH; encoded by the coding sequence ATGCCCGTCATCAAAATATTGCCCCACGCCGAATACTGCCCGCAGGGCGCCGAGCTGCAGGTGCCCGCCGGCACCTCGATCTGCGAGGCCCTGCTGGACAACGACATCAAGATCGAGCATGCCTGCGACATGAGCTGCGCCTGCACGACCTGCCACGTGATCGTGCGCGCGGGCTTCAACTCACTCAATGAGGCCGAGGAAGAGGAAGAGGACCTGCTGGACCGCGCCTGGGGGCTCGAGCCGCTGTCGCGCCTGAGCTGCCAGGCGATCCTGGCGCAGGAGGACGTGACGGTGGAAATCCCCAAGTACTCGATCAACCACGCCAAGGAAAACCACTGA
- the dnaQ gene encoding DNA polymerase III subunit epsilon — protein sequence MSRQIVLDTETTGLSADNGDRIIELGCVELLNRKLTGNNLHMYFNAGRDSHEDALRVHGITTEFLKDKPRFEQQVDQILDYLQGAEIIIHNAPFDIGFLNKELERAGKPLLRSWVTGVIDTLVMAKERYPGKRNSLDSLCDRLGVDNSGRTLHGALLDAELLADVYINLTRGQDALLISDEPQEDASGLPIVALDLRSISLPVIQASEQECAEHEAVLAQIDKASDGKTIWRNLPDSLKTCAII from the coding sequence ATGTCGCGCCAGATCGTCCTTGATACCGAGACCACGGGCCTGTCGGCCGACAACGGCGACCGGATCATCGAGCTCGGTTGCGTGGAGCTGCTCAACCGCAAGCTCACTGGCAACAACCTGCACATGTATTTCAACGCCGGGCGCGACAGCCATGAAGACGCGTTGCGGGTGCACGGCATCACCACCGAGTTCCTCAAGGACAAGCCGCGCTTCGAGCAGCAGGTGGACCAGATCCTGGACTACCTGCAGGGCGCGGAGATCATCATCCACAACGCGCCCTTCGACATCGGCTTCCTGAACAAGGAGCTCGAACGCGCAGGCAAGCCGTTGCTCAGGTCCTGGGTGACGGGCGTGATCGATACCCTGGTCATGGCCAAGGAGCGCTATCCCGGCAAGCGCAATTCGCTCGATTCTCTTTGCGACCGGCTGGGCGTGGACAACTCCGGGCGCACGCTGCACGGCGCGCTGCTGGATGCGGAACTGCTGGCCGATGTCTACATCAACCTGACGCGCGGCCAGGATGCGCTGCTGATCAGCGACGAGCCGCAGGAAGACGCCTCGGGCCTGCCCATCGTCGCGCTGGACCTGCGCAGCATCAGCCTGCCGGTGATCCAGGCCAGCGAGCAGGAATGCGCAGAGCATGAAGCGGTGCTGGCGCAGATCGACAAAGCCAGCGATGGCAAAACTATTTGGCGCAACCTGCCGGACAGCTTGAAAACCTGTGCCATAATCTAG
- a CDS encoding POTRA domain-containing protein, with amino-acid sequence MVAVLSLLAATPYGLAQDAPQVTPRDLRPAPSPVAPAPVLQPAPATAPAGAENLFVRVAEIELINGFAELASASRALIAPLLDQRLSVADFYKLAEAIEQLYRDAGYALVRVTAPPQQLNDGGTLRLMVVDGFIERVELANIPESIRPGGSTAPTPAIPRSRTMPATALPPSSTMPTRRCRSARPA; translated from the coding sequence ATGGTTGCTGTGTTGTCCTTGCTGGCCGCGACGCCCTATGGGCTGGCGCAGGACGCGCCGCAGGTGACTCCACGGGACCTGCGTCCCGCTCCTTCCCCGGTGGCTCCCGCACCCGTGCTTCAGCCGGCGCCGGCCACGGCGCCCGCCGGTGCCGAAAATCTTTTCGTCCGCGTGGCGGAGATCGAGCTGATCAATGGCTTTGCGGAACTCGCGTCGGCTTCGCGCGCACTGATCGCGCCGCTTCTGGACCAGCGCCTGAGCGTTGCCGACTTCTACAAGCTGGCCGAGGCCATCGAGCAGCTCTACCGCGATGCCGGCTACGCGCTGGTCCGCGTCACGGCGCCGCCCCAGCAGTTGAACGACGGCGGCACGCTGCGGCTGATGGTGGTCGACGGGTTCATCGAGCGTGTGGAACTGGCGAACATACCGGAGAGCATCCGGCCTGGAGGGAGTACAGCACCAACGCCAGCTATTCCACGGAGCAGAACGATGCCAGCTACCGCGCTGCCGCCGAGTTCTACAATGCCTACCAGGCGATGCAGGAGCGCACGGCCAGCCTGA
- a CDS encoding LysR family transcriptional regulator, with protein MNLRQLQQFVALVETANFHRAAEMLHMAQPPLSVSIRRLEEELGGKLFVRTSSGVVPTPLALTMLTDARAALFHAQQCKLKAQEALVGLGGMLRVGFIGTATYQLLPRLIPELRSHFPQAEMELMEMTSLEILEGLRARTLDLGFLRFPVLDSMGLTMTPLERDDFVLAVPSASALASAPGQCLALSEAAQENFILYPQQRVPSLHAMAHLRCQMSGFTPHVVQEAMQVHTILSLVASGIGVGLVAGVARQHAMPGVVCLELTDTPAQFCVGLAVAVAARQRENLADRVLQHVLKHHQTVEMAQRCQPA; from the coding sequence ATGAACCTGCGCCAGCTCCAGCAATTCGTTGCGCTCGTCGAGACCGCGAACTTCCACCGCGCCGCGGAGATGCTGCACATGGCCCAGCCACCGCTGTCCGTCTCCATCCGGCGGCTGGAAGAAGAGCTGGGCGGCAAGCTGTTCGTGCGCACCTCCAGCGGTGTCGTTCCGACGCCGCTGGCGCTCACCATGCTGACGGATGCGCGCGCCGCGCTGTTCCATGCCCAGCAATGCAAGCTCAAGGCCCAGGAAGCGCTGGTCGGCCTGGGTGGCATGCTGCGCGTCGGCTTCATTGGCACCGCGACCTACCAGCTGCTGCCACGGCTGATTCCCGAGCTGCGCAGCCATTTCCCGCAGGCGGAGATGGAGCTCATGGAGATGACTTCACTGGAAATTCTGGAAGGCCTGCGCGCGCGCACGCTGGACCTGGGCTTCCTGCGCTTTCCGGTGCTGGACAGCATGGGCCTGACCATGACGCCGCTCGAACGCGACGATTTCGTGCTCGCCGTGCCCAGCGCCAGCGCGCTGGCATCGGCCCCGGGCCAATGCCTGGCCCTGTCCGAAGCGGCGCAGGAGAATTTCATTCTGTATCCCCAGCAGCGCGTGCCCAGCCTGCATGCGATGGCGCATCTGCGCTGCCAGATGTCGGGATTCACGCCGCATGTGGTGCAGGAAGCCATGCAGGTGCACACCATTCTGAGCCTGGTGGCTTCGGGCATCGGCGTGGGGCTGGTGGCCGGCGTGGCCCGCCAGCATGCCATGCCGGGCGTGGTCTGCCTCGAGCTCACCGACACCCCGGCGCAGTTCTGCGTGGGCCTGGCCGTGGCGGTGGCGGCCCGGCAGCGGGAGAATCTGGCGGACCGGGTGCTGCAGCATGTGCTGAAGCACCATCAGACGGTGGAGATGGCGCAGCGCTGCCAGCCGGCGTGA
- a CDS encoding Bug family tripartite tricarboxylate transporter substrate binding protein, whose amino-acid sequence MLNRRKLGCWLAVGALGGAALAPLPALAQDASGKPIRFVVPFGPGSGTDTSARYFARKLQERTGQAVVVENKPGANGFLAVKQVLSAPADGHTVFIGSNSTLAVNAALFRELPYDPLKDFAPLTMMMRSPAMLAVKPQAPYADLKGLMAHAKAHPGQVNFGAGSAGYQLMGELFNDAAQLSTVHVPFKGAGEAMTALASGTVDYTFAEVTAVQELAKGGRVKVLAVASDKRVATSPEVPTASEAGLPGFEAYTWVGAMVSAKTPAAETARLAEHFTAISRMDETRQFYDRLGATPMTGGPAQMHEFQKREIALWKRIVVQAKVPQQ is encoded by the coding sequence ATGCTCAATAGAAGAAAGCTGGGGTGCTGGCTGGCCGTGGGCGCGCTTGGCGGCGCCGCTCTGGCGCCTTTGCCGGCCCTGGCGCAGGATGCGTCCGGCAAGCCGATCAGGTTCGTCGTGCCCTTCGGCCCGGGCAGCGGCACGGATACCTCGGCGCGCTACTTCGCGCGCAAGCTGCAGGAGCGCACGGGCCAAGCGGTGGTGGTGGAGAACAAGCCCGGGGCCAATGGCTTTCTGGCCGTCAAGCAGGTGCTGTCGGCGCCGGCCGATGGGCATACGGTATTCATCGGCAGCAATTCCACGCTGGCCGTCAATGCCGCGCTGTTTCGCGAGCTGCCCTACGACCCGCTCAAGGATTTCGCGCCGCTCACCATGATGATGCGCTCGCCGGCCATGCTGGCCGTCAAGCCGCAGGCACCCTATGCCGATCTCAAGGGGCTGATGGCCCATGCCAAGGCGCATCCCGGGCAGGTCAACTTCGGCGCGGGATCCGCCGGCTACCAGCTGATGGGCGAGCTGTTCAACGACGCGGCGCAGCTGAGCACGGTGCATGTGCCGTTCAAGGGCGCGGGCGAGGCCATGACGGCGCTGGCTTCGGGCACGGTGGACTACACCTTTGCCGAAGTCACGGCGGTGCAGGAGCTGGCCAAGGGCGGCCGCGTCAAGGTGCTGGCGGTGGCCTCCGACAAGCGCGTTGCCACTTCGCCCGAGGTGCCCACGGCCAGCGAGGCGGGCTTGCCGGGCTTCGAGGCCTACACCTGGGTGGGCGCCATGGTCAGCGCGAAGACGCCGGCGGCGGAAACCGCCAGGCTTGCCGAGCATTTCACCGCGATCTCCAGGATGGACGAGACGCGCCAGTTCTACGATCGCCTGGGCGCCACGCCCATGACCGGCGGGCCGGCGCAGATGCACGAGTTCCAGAAGAGGGAGATCGCGCTGTGGAAGCGCATCGTCGTGCAGGCCAAGGTGCCGCAGCAATGA
- a CDS encoding CaiB/BaiF CoA transferase family protein — MSRASAMPAQALQHVRVLDLSRVLAGPWAAQTLGDLGAEVIKIERPQTGDDTRAWGPPHVTGPDGESTGESAYYMCTNRNKQSVVVDFTQPEGQALVRALAQQCDVLIENFKTGGLAQYGLDYASLSALNPRLVYCSVTGFGQDGPYAHRAGYDFLIQGMGGLMSITGQPDGAPGGGPMKVGVALTDVLTGLYASTAILAALQAREHTGRGQHIDLALLDVGVACLANQGMNYLYGHQTPQRMGNAHPNTVPYQDFATQDGHMILAIGNDGQFARFCTAIGQPRWAEDPRFKSNAGRLQHRAELVERIRAITPARSTRDWIALLERHAVPCGPINTVADVFADPQVQARGMQFSMRHPVAGEVPLVASPIRLSDTPVRYRHAPPQLGQHTDAVLARLLGLGPGQLQTYRDNGVVG; from the coding sequence ATGAGCCGGGCCAGCGCCATGCCGGCGCAAGCACTGCAGCATGTCAGGGTGCTGGATCTCTCGCGCGTGCTGGCCGGCCCCTGGGCCGCGCAGACGCTGGGCGACCTGGGCGCCGAAGTCATCAAGATCGAGCGCCCGCAAACCGGCGACGACACGCGCGCCTGGGGCCCGCCGCATGTCACCGGGCCCGACGGCGAGTCCACGGGCGAGTCGGCCTACTACATGTGCACCAACCGCAACAAGCAGTCGGTCGTGGTGGACTTCACGCAGCCCGAGGGGCAGGCGCTGGTGCGCGCGCTGGCGCAGCAATGCGATGTGCTGATCGAGAATTTCAAGACCGGTGGGCTGGCGCAATACGGGCTGGATTACGCCAGCTTGAGCGCGCTCAATCCGCGCCTGGTGTATTGCTCGGTCACGGGCTTCGGCCAGGACGGGCCCTATGCGCACCGCGCTGGCTATGACTTCCTGATCCAGGGCATGGGCGGGCTGATGAGCATCACCGGCCAGCCCGATGGCGCGCCCGGGGGCGGGCCGATGAAGGTCGGGGTGGCGCTGACCGATGTGCTGACCGGCCTGTATGCCAGCACCGCCATCCTGGCGGCGCTGCAGGCGCGCGAACACACCGGGCGCGGCCAGCACATCGATCTGGCGCTGCTCGATGTCGGCGTGGCCTGCCTGGCCAACCAGGGCATGAATTACCTGTACGGGCACCAGACGCCGCAGCGCATGGGCAATGCCCACCCGAACACGGTGCCCTACCAGGACTTCGCCACGCAGGACGGCCACATGATCCTGGCCATAGGCAACGACGGCCAGTTCGCGCGCTTTTGCACGGCCATCGGGCAGCCGCGGTGGGCCGAGGACCCGCGTTTCAAGAGCAATGCGGGGCGGCTGCAGCATCGGGCGGAATTGGTGGAACGCATCCGCGCCATCACGCCGGCCCGCAGCACGCGCGACTGGATCGCGCTGCTGGAGCGGCATGCCGTGCCCTGCGGCCCCATCAACACCGTGGCGGATGTGTTTGCCGACCCGCAGGTGCAGGCGCGCGGTATGCAGTTCAGCATGCGGCACCCCGTCGCCGGGGAGGTGCCGCTGGTCGCCAGCCCGATACGGCTGTCGGACACGCCGGTGCGCTACCGCCATGCGCCGCCGCAGCTGGGCCAGCACACCGATGCGGTGCTGGCGCGCCTGCTGGGCCTGGGCCCTGGGCAATTGCAGACCTACAGAGACAACGGAGTGGTGGGATGA
- a CDS encoding acyl-CoA dehydrogenase family protein, with protein MSTLDSLALTCIPAQDEALRAEVRAFLAQATKEMPAHLRARSWGGYSTEFSRQLGARGWIGVTLPREYGGGGRSAFARYVLVEEFLNFGAPVGSHWIADRQSAPLILKYGTEAQKRFYIPRVCRGEAFFCIGMSEPNAGSDLASVATRAVPNAQGFLLNGQKIWTTNAHHCQYMIALVRTSGSAEDRQRGLSQVIVDLSLPGITVRPIEDLSGDSHFCEVFFDNVQLGLDALIGAEGQGWEQVTAELAFERSGPERLFSSIVLFDQWLDWVRTPAGRSEAAVLLAGKVLTQLAPLRAMSVAVQQRLAEGGSPIIEAALVKELGTTLEQFIPASIADALFAAESEDLPVELLMTLKYVTEASPSFSLRGGTRDILRGMIARGLGLR; from the coding sequence ATGAGTACCCTTGATTCGCTTGCATTGACATGCATTCCCGCGCAGGACGAAGCGCTGCGCGCCGAGGTGCGCGCGTTCCTCGCGCAGGCCACGAAGGAGATGCCGGCGCACCTACGCGCGCGCTCCTGGGGCGGCTACAGCACCGAGTTCAGCCGCCAGCTGGGCGCGCGCGGCTGGATCGGCGTGACGCTGCCCAGGGAATATGGCGGCGGCGGGCGCAGCGCCTTTGCGCGCTATGTGCTGGTGGAGGAGTTCCTGAACTTCGGCGCGCCCGTGGGCTCGCACTGGATTGCCGACCGGCAGAGCGCGCCTCTGATCCTGAAATACGGCACCGAGGCGCAAAAGCGCTTCTACATCCCGCGCGTATGCCGCGGCGAGGCTTTCTTCTGCATCGGCATGAGCGAGCCCAACGCCGGCTCGGACCTGGCCAGCGTGGCCACGCGCGCCGTCCCCAATGCGCAGGGCTTCTTGCTCAACGGCCAGAAGATCTGGACCACCAATGCCCACCACTGCCAATACATGATTGCGCTGGTGCGCACCTCGGGCAGCGCCGAGGACCGCCAGCGCGGCCTGTCGCAGGTGATCGTCGATCTGTCGCTGCCCGGCATCACTGTGCGGCCCATCGAGGACCTTTCGGGCGACAGCCATTTCTGCGAGGTGTTCTTCGACAACGTGCAGCTGGGCCTGGACGCCCTCATCGGTGCCGAAGGCCAGGGCTGGGAGCAGGTGACAGCGGAGCTGGCCTTCGAGCGCAGCGGCCCCGAGCGGCTGTTCTCCAGCATCGTGCTGTTCGATCAGTGGCTCGACTGGGTGCGCACGCCCGCCGGGCGCAGCGAAGCCGCCGTGCTGCTGGCCGGCAAGGTGCTGACGCAGCTGGCGCCGCTGCGCGCGATGTCGGTGGCGGTGCAGCAGAGGCTCGCCGAGGGAGGCAGCCCGATCATCGAGGCAGCGCTGGTCAAGGAACTGGGCACCACGCTCGAGCAGTTCATTCCCGCGTCAATAGCCGACGCGCTGTTTGCGGCCGAGTCGGAAGACCTGCCGGTGGAGCTGCTGATGACGCTCAAGTACGTGACCGAGGCCTCGCCCTCGTTCTCGCTGCGCGGCGGCACGCGCGACATCCTGCGCGGAATGATTGCGCGCGGCCTGGGATTGCGCTGA
- a CDS encoding acyl-CoA dehydrogenase family protein, which yields MNETDMFADAARAVLADRCTPGVVRAIEDRGLQAPEARALWTQLEATGLADAMLEEDRGGAGLGLAQAFGVLEQCGAHALPLPLGETMAARAVLDQGGQPQSGQIIALATGRLLADGGVHCAMVRSAHAADAVLVQVGSECRLLAVADARSAVQARAEDAALDWSAAQVQAAPQVAMAAGVDMRTLQAALVAAQMAGALGSVFRRTLQYANERQQFGRPIGKFQAIQHQLAVMSEQVFAARMAAQLGGTPPGGSGEGLQLDRLRVATAKARCSEAALAVAETAHAIHGAIGFTEEYDLQLYTRRLHAWRQTAGSESYWHRVAGEGLLQHQGLTLDLLRRITDVAPAH from the coding sequence ATGAACGAGACCGACATGTTTGCCGACGCCGCGCGCGCGGTGCTGGCCGACCGGTGCACGCCGGGCGTCGTGCGCGCCATCGAAGACCGGGGCCTGCAGGCGCCCGAGGCGCGCGCGCTGTGGACGCAGCTCGAAGCCACGGGCCTGGCCGATGCCATGCTGGAGGAAGACCGGGGCGGAGCCGGCCTGGGCCTGGCGCAGGCCTTTGGCGTGCTGGAGCAATGCGGAGCCCACGCACTGCCCTTGCCCCTGGGCGAGACCATGGCCGCGCGCGCCGTGCTGGACCAGGGCGGGCAGCCGCAATCCGGACAGATCATTGCGCTGGCCACGGGCCGGCTCCTGGCCGATGGCGGGGTGCATTGCGCGATGGTGCGCAGCGCCCATGCGGCCGATGCGGTGCTGGTGCAGGTGGGCAGCGAATGCCGCCTGCTGGCCGTGGCCGATGCCCGCAGCGCCGTGCAGGCACGCGCCGAGGATGCAGCGCTGGATTGGAGCGCCGCGCAGGTGCAGGCTGCGCCGCAGGTGGCCATGGCTGCGGGCGTCGACATGCGCACCCTGCAGGCAGCCCTCGTTGCCGCACAGATGGCGGGCGCGCTGGGCAGCGTGTTCAGGCGCACGCTGCAGTACGCCAACGAGCGCCAGCAGTTCGGCCGGCCGATCGGCAAGTTCCAGGCCATCCAGCATCAACTGGCGGTCATGAGCGAGCAGGTCTTTGCGGCACGCATGGCGGCGCAGTTGGGCGGCACTCCGCCGGGCGGCAGTGGCGAGGGCCTGCAGCTCGACCGCCTGCGCGTGGCCACGGCCAAGGCGCGCTGCAGTGAGGCCGCGCTGGCCGTGGCCGAGACCGCACATGCGATCCATGGCGCGATCGGCTTCACCGAGGAATACGACCTGCAGCTCTACACGCGCCGGCTGCACGCCTGGCGCCAGACCGCGGGCAGCGAGTCCTATTGGCATCGGGTGGCGGGCGAAGGGCTGCTGCAACACCAGGGCCTGACGCTGGACCTGCTCAGGCGCATCACCGATGTCGCGCCGGCGCACTGA
- a CDS encoding crotonase/enoyl-CoA hydratase family protein — protein sequence MAFLSIERDGGIVTATMNQPETRNALTGNSAVQELVQLCEELRLDSSAKVLILTGAGPVFSSGGNVKDMQRFFDDAVTPDQICNEYRNGIQRVPLALARLDVPVICAVNGPAVGAGLDLTCMCDIRIASDGATFAESFVRVGIVPGDGGAWLLPRAVGLAKASEMAFTGDAIDAQEALACGLVSRVVPAQELLPTALALARRIAANPGAVMRMTKRLLREGQGSSLASLLELSAGYQALAHKTADHREAVTAFIEKRKPQFA from the coding sequence ATGGCATTTCTTTCCATCGAACGCGACGGCGGCATCGTCACCGCCACCATGAACCAGCCGGAAACGCGCAATGCTCTCACCGGCAACAGCGCCGTGCAGGAGCTGGTGCAGCTGTGCGAGGAGCTGCGCCTGGACAGCAGCGCGAAGGTGCTGATCCTCACCGGAGCCGGTCCGGTATTCAGCTCGGGCGGCAACGTCAAGGACATGCAGCGCTTCTTCGACGACGCGGTGACACCCGACCAGATCTGCAACGAATACCGCAACGGCATCCAGCGGGTGCCGCTGGCGCTGGCCCGGCTCGACGTGCCCGTGATCTGCGCCGTGAACGGCCCGGCCGTGGGCGCGGGGCTGGACCTCACCTGCATGTGCGACATCCGCATTGCCAGCGACGGCGCCACCTTTGCCGAAAGCTTCGTGCGCGTCGGGATCGTGCCCGGCGACGGCGGCGCCTGGCTGCTGCCGCGCGCCGTCGGGCTGGCCAAGGCCTCGGAAATGGCTTTCACCGGCGATGCCATCGATGCGCAGGAGGCACTGGCCTGTGGCCTCGTGAGCCGCGTGGTGCCGGCCCAAGAGCTGCTGCCCACGGCGCTGGCGCTGGCGCGCCGCATTGCCGCCAATCCCGGTGCGGTGATGCGCATGACCAAGCGGCTGCTGCGCGAGGGGCAGGGCAGCTCGCTGGCTTCGCTGCTGGAGCTGTCGGCGGGCTATCAGGCCTTGGCCCACAAGACCGCAGACCACCGCGAGGCGGTCACCGCCTTCATCGAAAAACGCAAGCCGCAGTTTGCGTGA
- a CDS encoding CaiB/BaiF CoA transferase family protein, with product MLPLQGLTVVDLSTVVFGPLASQILGDYGATVIKVEAPEGDSTRRTGPAREEGMAALFLGTNRNKKSVVLDLRLEQARAALQQLVARADVFMHSMRPQKLARLGIDPESLLERHPRLVYAGLHGFAQGGPYAGKPAYDDVIQGMSGIADLMQQQGGKARYLPMVAADKTCGNVAAHAILAALMRRERTGHGGFVEIPMYESMVGFNLVEHLYGQHFAPALAGAGYPRVMAPARRPYATSDGYVAMMPYTDAHWQRFFAETGRPELAEDARFCSMAQRTAHIDALLEIAAERISARSSAYWLQTCERLEIPVAPITRLADLQADPHLQATGFFQRLDDPAMGALNFPANPVRFDGQRLPLRVPPRLGEHTRGCLLEAGLAPELIDQLLAAGQRSPTPNLQD from the coding sequence ATGCTGCCGCTGCAAGGTTTGACTGTCGTGGATCTTTCGACGGTGGTGTTCGGCCCGCTGGCCAGCCAGATCCTGGGCGACTACGGCGCCACCGTGATCAAGGTCGAGGCCCCCGAGGGCGACTCCACGCGCCGCACCGGCCCGGCGCGCGAGGAGGGCATGGCCGCGCTGTTCCTGGGCACCAACCGCAACAAGAAAAGCGTGGTGCTGGACCTGCGCCTGGAGCAGGCGCGCGCCGCCTTGCAGCAGCTGGTCGCGCGCGCCGATGTGTTCATGCACAGCATGCGACCGCAGAAGCTGGCGCGCCTGGGCATAGACCCCGAGAGCCTGCTGGAGCGCCATCCGCGCCTGGTCTATGCCGGGTTGCATGGCTTTGCGCAGGGCGGCCCCTATGCCGGCAAGCCCGCGTACGACGACGTGATCCAGGGCATGAGCGGCATTGCCGACTTGATGCAGCAGCAGGGCGGCAAGGCCCGCTACCTGCCGATGGTGGCCGCCGACAAGACCTGCGGCAATGTCGCGGCGCATGCCATCCTGGCGGCGCTGATGCGGCGCGAGCGCACCGGGCACGGCGGTTTCGTCGAGATCCCGATGTACGAGTCGATGGTCGGCTTCAATCTGGTCGAGCACCTGTACGGCCAGCATTTCGCGCCGGCCCTGGCCGGCGCCGGCTATCCGCGCGTCATGGCGCCAGCGCGCCGGCCCTATGCCACATCCGATGGCTATGTGGCCATGATGCCCTACACAGATGCGCACTGGCAGCGCTTCTTTGCCGAGACCGGCCGTCCGGAGCTGGCCGAAGACGCGCGCTTTTGCAGCATGGCGCAGCGCACCGCGCATATCGATGCCCTGCTCGAGATCGCTGCCGAACGGATAAGCGCGCGCAGCTCGGCGTACTGGCTGCAGACCTGCGAACGGCTGGAGATTCCCGTGGCGCCGATCACCCGGCTGGCCGATCTGCAGGCCGATCCACACCTGCAGGCCACGGGCTTTTTCCAGCGCCTCGACGACCCCGCCATGGGCGCGCTGAACTTTCCCGCCAACCCGGTGCGCTTCGACGGCCAGCGCCTGCCGCTGCGCGTGCCGCCGCGCCTGGGCGAGCACACCCGGGGCTGCCTGCTGGAGGCCGGGCTGGCGCCGGAGCTGATCGACCAGCTGCTGGCTGCGGGCCAGCGCAGTCCCACACCGAACCTTCAAGACTGA
- a CDS encoding MaoC family dehydratase — MPRLGQGYVWQELQTGQCFRTFRRTVTETDLVNFIGVTGMLEAIFIEEGYEGAAMAGRPVPGALTYCLIEGLILQTMIQGTGLAMLELQQKIFAPVVVGDTVHAVIEVTEIRPTSRSGRAVVTSRIDVWNQKQQLVMSYVAKRLLAGRPAQ, encoded by the coding sequence ATGCCGCGGCTGGGGCAGGGCTATGTCTGGCAGGAACTGCAGACCGGCCAGTGCTTTCGCACTTTCAGGCGCACGGTGACCGAGACCGATCTGGTCAACTTCATCGGTGTCACCGGCATGCTCGAAGCGATCTTCATCGAGGAGGGCTATGAGGGCGCGGCAATGGCGGGGCGGCCCGTGCCCGGCGCGCTGACCTATTGCCTCATCGAGGGGCTGATCCTGCAGACCATGATCCAGGGCACCGGACTGGCGATGCTGGAGCTGCAGCAGAAGATCTTCGCGCCCGTGGTCGTGGGCGACACCGTGCATGCGGTGATCGAGGTCACCGAGATCCGCCCCACCTCGCGCAGCGGCCGCGCGGTGGTCACGTCGCGCATCGATGTCTGGAACCAAAAGCAGCAGCTCGTCATGAGCTATGTGGCCAAGCGCCTGCTGGCCGGGCGCCCGGCGCAGTGA
- a CDS encoding Bug family tripartite tricarboxylate transporter substrate binding protein, producing the protein MKNDSKAVRIRQVLGTAAIAGVCLLPTAWAQTAWPSKPITMVVPFPPGGPTDIVARLLAQNIGQQLGQGIVIDNKPGANGNIGNAAVAKAAPDGYTVLYNTSSIALSPALYKKLSYDVNKELAPVALTAVVPLALVTRQDLPARNVPEFMAWLKAQNGKASYGSAGNGNVTHLAAFQMLHAAQLQATHVPYKGSAPADLALASGQLDFLTDTINSVVPFIKSRHMNLLAVTTAERMSLFPDVPTLAESGLRGFEAGAWQGIMVPAGTPPEVITRLNTAVNRALKDPEVLAKLAQQGTEALGSSPAEYGAYLQKELRRWKEVVAVTGVALD; encoded by the coding sequence ATGAAGAACGACAGCAAGGCAGTACGTATCCGGCAGGTGCTGGGCACCGCCGCAATCGCCGGTGTGTGCCTGCTGCCCACGGCATGGGCGCAGACCGCCTGGCCCAGCAAGCCGATCACCATGGTGGTGCCGTTCCCGCCGGGCGGGCCCACGGATATCGTCGCGCGGCTGCTGGCGCAGAACATCGGGCAGCAACTGGGGCAGGGCATCGTCATTGACAACAAGCCCGGCGCCAACGGCAACATCGGCAACGCCGCCGTGGCCAAGGCCGCGCCCGATGGCTACACGGTGCTCTACAACACCTCCTCGATCGCGCTCAGCCCGGCGCTGTACAAGAAGCTCAGCTACGACGTGAACAAGGAGCTGGCACCGGTGGCGCTCACGGCCGTGGTGCCGCTGGCGCTGGTCACGCGCCAGGACCTGCCGGCCAGGAACGTGCCCGAGTTCATGGCCTGGCTCAAGGCCCAGAACGGCAAGGCTTCCTACGGCTCCGCGGGCAACGGCAATGTGACGCACCTGGCGGCATTCCAGATGCTGCACGCGGCGCAGCTGCAGGCCACGCATGTGCCCTACAAGGGCAGCGCGCCCGCGGATCTGGCGCTGGCCAGCGGCCAGCTCGACTTCCTTACCGACACCATCAACTCCGTCGTTCCGTTCATCAAGAGCCGGCACATGAACCTGCTGGCCGTCACCACGGCCGAGCGCATGTCGCTGTTCCCCGACGTGCCCACGCTGGCCGAGTCGGGCCTGCGCGGCTTCGAGGCCGGCGCCTGGCAGGGCATCATGGTGCCGGCGGGCACGCCGCCCGAGGTCATCACGCGCCTGAACACGGCGGTGAACCGCGCGCTCAAGGATCCCGAGGTGCTGGCCAAGCTGGCGCAGCAGGGCACCGAAGCGCTGGGCTCGAGCCCGGCGGAATACGGCGCCTACCTGCAAAAGGAACTCAGGCGCTGGAAGGAGGTCGTGGCCGTGACCGGCGTGGCGCTGGACTGA